The genomic stretch GTCAGACAGGATGGGCTTgaatgggaggagggggagcagggtgggtgcagcaggcgagagagggacagaacagCCTCCTTCACCTACCCCTCCATCTTCGGCTCTTGCACAGCTACCCGCCTGCAATGTAACCATTGCTCTGGTCAGGGAGAAGGACCCGTGTCCATGCAGGATATTGTATGGACGCCTGTTGGGCACCTTCTTGTGGGGGGTCCTCGCACCAAGCAGGGCGTCTGACCTCAGCTTGAATCGAGGGTCAAATGGTTCAAGCCAATTCGACAAGAGGAGCTTCATTCTCCTTCCAATCTCCTCCCATCCAGTCCACACTCCGGAAATATCAAATGGAAATCAGGACAAAGGCAGATTCCATCGGCAAATATCACTCGGAGCTGAAGAAACTCCGGAGGAAGAGTCAACTCAGCAAGAATCCACAGAAATATGGGGACCGGGAAATGCAGgtaactccctccctcagtccccaaactgtgacactccctccctccctccctcagtccccaaactgtgacactccctccctcagtccccaaactgtgacactccctccctccctccctcagtccccaaactgtgacactccctccctccctccctcagtccccaaactgtgacagtccctccctcagtccccaaactgtgacactccctccctcagtccccaaactgtgacactccctccctccctccctcagtccccaaactgtgacactccctccctcagtccccaaactgtgacactccctccctccctccctcagtccccaaactgtgacactccctccctccctccctcagtccccaaactgtgacagtccctccctcagtccccaaactgtgacactccctccctccctcagtccccaaactgtgacactccctccctcagtccccaaactgtgacactccctccctcagtccccaaactgtgacactccctccctccctcagtccccaaactgtgacactccctccctccctccctcagtccccaaactgtgacagtccctccctcagtccccaaactgtgacactccctccctccctcagtccccaaactgtgacactccctccctccctccctcagtccccaaactg from Mustelus asterias unplaced genomic scaffold, sMusAst1.hap1.1 HAP1_SCAFFOLD_2315, whole genome shotgun sequence encodes the following:
- the LOC144489564 gene encoding BAR/IMD domain-containing adapter protein 2-like, which codes for DTLFQMAEVHRQIQVQMEETLKVFHSELLIQLEQKLELDVKYLSSTLRKYQMEIRTKADSIGKYHSELKKLRRKSQLSKNPQKYGDREMQ